From the genome of Neodiprion pinetum isolate iyNeoPine1 chromosome 3, iyNeoPine1.2, whole genome shotgun sequence, one region includes:
- the ProRS-m gene encoding probable proline--tRNA ligase, mitochondrial produces the protein MSKKLLPRVNRISKLFQPLNIVPKDSKPRDEVSSKSYKLMVDMGIIRQSSNGMYNLLPLGLRALEKLNTLVDDEMANIDAQKVLLPHLIPSTLWKATGRLEVAENELFMLHDRHQKQYILSPTHEEAVTSLIASVSPLSKKMLPIKLYQISSKWRDEMKPRLGVLRGREFIMKDLYTFDADLDKAKETYDLVCKAYDNLFQKIGVEFVKVAADTGIIGGSFSNEYHYVSNIGETVVVSCTSCNYFATTEIHNKSSCPQCQRELCHNTSVEVGHTFLLGTKYSEPLKATYTANGKPVPLVMGCFGLGLTRILGAALEILSSDEELRWPRPLVPYNVCVMPPKNGSKEASASRYADNIYQVIEQSGIDVILDDRTHFTIGKRMIDARRTGYPYIVVVGKRSTEPRPMFEIHDLYEDKRLDLSFEGVIDYLRTTNDDQTTRYEMNEVRYKSN, from the exons ATGTCGAAGAAACTATTACCACGGGTGAACAGAATTTCGAAGTTATTTCAACCTCTGAATATCGTACCGAAAGACAGTAAACCCAGAGATGAAGTATCCTCCAAAAGTTATAAG CTTATGGTAGATATGGGGATAATTCGCCAGTCAAGCAACGGGATGTACAACTTGTTGCCTCTGGGTTTGCGAGCCTTGGAGAAGCTCAATACTCTCGTTGATGATGAAATGGCAAATATAGATGCTCAGAAAGTACTTCTGCCTCACCTTATACCGAGCACGCTGTGGAAGGCAACTGGTCGATTAGAAGTTGCTGAAAATGAGCTATTCATGCTACACGATCGGCATCAAAAACAGTACATATTAAGTCCT ACCCACGAGGAAGCCGTCACCAGCCTAATCGCCTCCGTTAGTCCATTGTCAAAGAAGATGTTACCAATCAAACTGTATCAGATCTCAAGCAAATGGCGAGACGAAATGAAGCCTAGATTGGGTGTCTTACGAGGACGAGAATTCATTATGAAGGACCTGTACACATTTGACGCTGACTTGGATAAAGCAAAGGAGACTTATGACCTGGTGTGCAAAGCTTATGACAATCTCTTCCAAAAAATAGGCGTCgagtttgtaaaag TCGCTGCTGACACCGGCATCATTGGTGGTTCATTTTCTAATGAATATCACTATGTATCAAATATCGGAGAGACTGTTGTTGTTAGTTGCACTAGTTGCAACTACTTTGCCACCACTGAGATTCACAACAAATCTAGTTGCCCGCAGTGCCAACGAGAATTATGCCATAACACGAGTGTCGAG GTAGGACACACCTTTCTCCTGGGAACCAAATATTCTGAACCTCTAAAGGCCACGTATACAGCCAATGGAAAACCAGTACCATTGGTAATGGGGTGTTTTGGATTGGGTCTAACTCGAATTCTTGGAGCAGctcttgaaattttatcaagtGACGAAGAACTGAGATGGCCCCGCCCTTTGGTACCCTACAACGTTTGTGTGATGCCCCCAAAG AATGGGAGCAAAGAAGCCTCAGCATCTCGTTATGCGGACAATATTTATCAAGTTATTGAGCAATCTGGTATAGATGTGATTCTCGATGACAGAACCCATTTCACAATTGGTAAACGCATGATCGATGCTAGGAGAACTGGGTATCCATATATCGTAGTGGTCGGAAAAAGATCCACTGAGCCCAGGCCAATGTTTGAAATACATGATCTTTACGAAGATAAACGGCTGGATTTAAGTTTCGAGGGAGTCATAGATTACTTGCGTACTACAAACGACGACCAAACCACTCGGTACGAGATGAACGAAGTGCGTTATAAATCAAATTAG